A stretch of the Acidobacteriota bacterium genome encodes the following:
- a CDS encoding EsaB/YukD family protein encodes MDALNVEVWDTTGNKRVTAEVPGDVAVERVLAVLADRLKLPRYNPDGQLMSYKFHHRRLGVQLLDDRSLLDQGVQDGDVLRILPEITAG; translated from the coding sequence TTGAACGTTGAAGTCTGGGATACCACGGGGAACAAGCGGGTCACGGCCGAGGTGCCCGGCGACGTCGCCGTGGAGCGCGTCCTCGCCGTGCTGGCGGACCGGCTGAAACTGCCGCGCTACAACCCGGACGGGCAGCTGATGAGCTACAAGTTCCACCACCGCCGGCTGGGGGTGCAACTCCTCGACGACCGGTCCCTCCTCGACCAGGGGGTGCAGGACGGTGACGTCCTCCGGATCCTCCCCGAGATCACCGCCGGTTGA